The Faecalibacterium sp. I3-3-33 DNA window AGGTCAGCTCTGCGGTGACGGCACACTTGCCGTCCACCCATGCCGAGGCCTTGCCTACGCCCACAGCGCCGTGCTGCTGCACCAGCTCGCAGTGGAGGGTGAGCACGTCCCCGGGGGTGACCTGCTTGCGGAAGCGGGCACTCTTGATGCCGCCGAACAGCGCAAGCTTGCCCTTGTTTTCCGGTAGGCTCAGCGCCGCCACAGCGCCGGTCTGCGCCAGCGCTTCCAGCAGCAGTACGCCGGGCATGACCGGCTGCGCCGGGAAGTGGCCGTTGAAGAATTCCTCGTTGCGGGTGACGCACTTGCGGCCGATGGCCCACTGCCCCGGCTCGTAGTCCAGAACGCGGTCCACGAGAGCAAAGGGGTAGCGGTGTGGCAGGATCTCCGCGATCTGTACACTGCTCAGGGTGTTGGCGTTTTCACGCACGGTACGGGGCTCTGCCATGGGTCAGCCCTCCCATCTGCGCAGGGCGATGCAGGCGTTGTGGCCGCCAAAGCCAAGGCTGTTGCTCAGTGCATACTGCATCTCCTGCTGCCGCCCGGTGTTGGGCACATAGTCCAGATCACACTCCGGGTCGGGCTGGGCGTAGTGGATGGTGGGCGGGGCGAACTGATCCCGCAGTGCCAGCGCGGTGAACACGGCCTCAATGCCGCCCGCACCGCCCAGCAGATGGCCGGTCATGCTCTTGGTGCTGACCACGGTCATCTCCTTGGCGTGTGCGCCGAACACTGTGTGAATGGCGGCAGTCTCGCAGGCATCGTTCATGTGGGTGCCGGTGCCGTGAGCGTTGATGTGGTCCACCTGCTCCGGTGCGATGTCCGCATCGGCCAGGGTCAGCTTCATGCAGTCGATGGCACCTGCGCCGCCGGGTGCGGGCGCGGTAAAGTGGTAGGCGTCGCAGTTGGCACCGTAGCCCACCACCTCGGCATAGATGTGTGCGCCGCGCGCTCTTGCGTGCTCCAGCTCTTCCAGCACCAGCACACCGCTGCCCTCACCCATGACAAAACCGCCGCGGCGGGCGTCAAAGGGCAGGCTGGCAGCGTCCGGGTCGGTAGCGGTGGAAAGCGCCTTCATGCTGGTAAAGCCGCCGATGCCCAAGGGGCTGATGCAGCTTTCCGCGCCGCCGCAGACCATCACCGGCTCGTAGCCGTCCCGGATGCGGTGGAAGGCGTCGCCCACAGCGTTGGTGCCGCCGGCGCAGGCCGTGACCGGGCAGGTGCACATGCCCTTCAGGCCGAAGCGGATGGCCACCTGTGCCGCTGCCATGTTGGCAATGGCCATGGGCACAAAGTAGGGGCTTACCTTCTCCATGCCCTTTTCCTCGCCGCGGGCGTGCTGCTCCTCGATCGTGGGCAGACCGCCGATACCGCTGGACAGGATGACGCCGATGTCCTTGCCCTCGGCCTCGGTATCAAGGCCGCTGTCTGCAATGGCTTCTGCCGCAGCGCCCAGCGCCAGCAGGGTGAAGCGGGCCATCTTGCGGACTTCCTTTTTGTCCACCACAGTCTCGGGATCAAAATCCTTTACCTCACCGGCCAGCTTGCACTTGAAGTCGGTGGTGTCGAACTGGGTGATGGGGCCGATGCCGCATTTACCGGCACGGGCTGCTGCCCAGCTGTCCGCCACGTTGTTGCCCAGCGGGTTCACCGTGCCAAGGCCGGTGATCACAACTCTGCGTTTTTCCATAAGGGTTCTCCTTTACATTGCCATGCCGCCGTCCACACAGAGCACCTGCCCGGTGAGATAGCTGCTTTGTTCTGCGGCAAAAAACGCCACTGCCTGCGCCACATCCTCCGGCTGGCCTGCGCGGCCTGCGGGGATGCCCTGCGTCATGCCGGTGCGCACCGCCTCCGGCAGCACGGCAGTCATGTCGGTGTCGATAAAGCCGGGCGCTACCGCGTTCACGGTCACGTTCCGCGCGGCCAATTCCCGGGCAAGGCTCTTGGTCAGGCCGATGAGCCCCGCCTTGCTGGCGGCGTAGTTGGTCTGCCCGGCATTGCCGCGCAGCGCCACCACGCTGGAAAGGTTCACGATGCGGCCATAGCGCTGGCGCACCATGCGGCGGGCGGCCTCCTTGCAGCAGAGAAAGGCGCTTTTCAGGTTGGTGTCCAGCACCGCGTCAAAATCCTGCTCGGTCAGGCGCAGGATGAGGTTGTCCCGGGTGATGCCCGCGTTGTTCACCAGCACATCCACCCGGCCAAAGGCCTCGGCTGCGGCATCGAACAGTGCCTTGCAGCCCTCGGCGGTGGATACATCCGCCTGCACGGTCACCGCCTGCACGCCCTCGGCGCGGCAGAGGGCTGCCGTCTGCTCCGCAGGCTCTGCGCCGTGGCAGTAGTTCACCACCACATTGCAGCCCTGCTTTGCCAGTGCCACGCACACTGCGCGGCCAATGCCCCGGCTGCCGCCGGTAACAATGGCGGCGCGGGTCAGCTTTTCTTCGCTCATTCTGCTTCCTTCCATGCGGTCAGCACCGCATCCAGCTGTTCCGGGGTCTCCACTGCGGTGCAGACCACCCCGGGCAGGGTCTTTTTCACAAAACCGCTCAGGGCGTTGCCGGGGCCGACCTCCAGAATGTGGTCCACACCCAGTTCACCCAGACGGCGCAGGGTATCTTCCATGTAGACGCTGCTCTGCACCTGCTTTACCAGCAGCTGCGGGATGCTGTCGGTCTCGGCCTTTTCATGCCCCAGACAGTTGAACAGCACCGGGGTCTCCATAGCGCCGAACTGCTCGCCCGCAAAGCGCTGTGCCAGCGCATCCCCTGCGGGAGCCATCAGCTTTGTGTGGAAGGGGCCGCTGACCTTCAGCGGGATGCAGCGGCGGGCACCGGCTTCCTTTGCCAGCGCAGCAGCCTGCTCCACAGCGGCCTTCTCGCCGCCGATGACCAGCTGCCCCGGGCAGTTGTAGTTGCAGATCTGCACACAGCCTGCCTCTGCCGCCTGCTCGCAGCAGGCAGACAGCTTTTCTCTGTCCAGACCCAGCACGGCGGTCATGCCGCAGTCAAGACCCTTTGCAGCCTCGGCCATGGCCTTGCCCCGGAAGGCGGTCAGCTCGATGGCCTGCTTTGCGGTGAACACCCCGGCTGCCTGCAGCGCGGAGTATTCGCCCAGCGAAAGCCCCGCCAGATAGGCGGGCTTTACGCCCTTTTCGGCCAGCACAGCGGTCACGCCGCAGGCAAAGGCCACCATGCAGGGCTGGGTGTATTCGGTCTGGTTCAAAACGCCGTCCGGGTCCTCAAAGCAGACGCGGTGTAGGTCAAAATCCAGCGCTGCGCTGTCAAAGGCCGCCCGGAAGGCGGGAGATGCTTCGTAAAATTCCTTGCCCATGCCGGGGTGCTGTGCACCCTGACCGGCGTAAAGTACGGCAAGCTTCATAAATTCTGCCTCCATTCGGTCACAAGTTCGTCCATCAGCTCGCGCACGGTGCGCATCCGGTCCAGCCTGCCCACGTTTTCGCCGCAGAAGAAGAGCCCTTCCTCCACGTTGCCCTTCACCGCCTCGATGAGGGCGTGGGTGATGCAGTAGGGCACGGCGGCGGGGTCGCAGGTCTTGAGGCACCGGGCGCAGTGCTTGGGCGGGAAGCGCTTGCCCTCGGCCAGCGCCTGCACCAGTGGGGTGTTCAGCGCGCGGCCGGGCATTCCCACCGGGCTGTGGATGATGCGCACATCCTCCGGCTTTGCCGCCAGCAGCACGTCCTTGTAGGTCTGGGAGGCGTCGCACTCGTAGGTGGGGATAAAGCGGGTGGCAAGCTGCACGCCCGCAGCGCCAAGCTTTGTAAAATGTGCCATGTCGGCACCGGTGTACACGCCGCCCGCCACGAATACCGGGATGGCGCGGCCATATTGTTCCTCGTAAGGTTTTACCTCCGCCAGCACCCCGGGCAGAATCTCGTCCAAAGTCTGGCAGTGGTCGGCCAGCAGGTCCTCCTCGGCAAAGCCGAGATGCCCGCCCGCCTTGCAGCCCTCGATGACCACAAAATCGGCGGTGCGGTCAAAGCCCTTTGCCCAGCGGCGCAGGATGAGCTTTGCCGCCCGGGCGCTGGATACGATGGGCGCAATAGCCACTTCTTTTGTGTCCACGATGCCCGGCAGCTCCAGCGGCAGACCTGCACCGGAGACCACGGCATCCACCCCCGCCGCTACGGCGGTGCGGATGGCGTCGGCGTAGTCCCGGGTGGCTACCATCGCGTTGATGGCTACCAGACCCATACCCCCGGCAATGGCCTTGGCCTTTTGGATCTCTGCGGTCAGGGCGCGGTGGTTGGCTGCCGCCGGGTCGCGGGCAAAATCCGGCTCGCGGTAGCCTGCATCGGCGGTGGAGATGCACCCCATGCCGCCGCAGGCTGCTACCGCACCGGCCAGCCCTCCCAGCGAGACGCCCACGCCCATGCCGCCCTGCAAAATGGGTAGTTGCAGGGACTTGCCGCCAAGGGTCAGCATTCGGCGTTCAGCGCGGCAATGCGCTGCCTCCCGCCCTGCCACAGGTCGGCAAGGATGTCGGCCACGGGGCGCACCTCGTGCAGCATTCCGGCCACCTGACCGGCCATCAGGCTGCCGGTGTCGGTGTCGCCCTCAAAGACGGCGCGGCGCAGGCTGCCCAGCGTGTATTTTTCCAGTTCCATCTTGTCCGCGCCCGCCTTTTCCTGACGGACATACTCCCGGCTCATGCGGTTTTTCAGCACACGCACCGGTGCACCCACGGTGCGTCCGGTGACGATGGTGTCGCTGTCCTTGGCCTTGAGCAAGGCAGCCTTGTAGTTTTCGTGGATGGGGCACTCCTCGCTTGCCAGCAGGCAGGTGCCCACCTGCACACCGCAGGCACCCAGCGCCAGCGCAGCCGCCAGCTGACGGCCATCGGCAATGCCGCCTGCGGCGATGACCGGCACGCTGACCGCGTCCACCACCTGCGGCACCAGTGCCATGGTGGTCATCTCGCCCACATGGCCGCCGCTCTCGGTGCCCTCGGCGATGACGGCATCGATGCCCAGCGGCTCCAGATGCCGTGCCAGCACGGCATCAGCCACCACCGGGATCACCTTGATGCCGGCAGCTTTCCACATGGGAACGTACTTTCCCGGGTTGCCTGCGCCGGTGGTGACCACAGCGACTTTTTCCTCCACCACGATCTGGGCAAATTCATCTGCCTGCGGGTGCATGAGCATGATGTTCACACCAAAGGGCTTGTCGGTCAGCTCCCGGCAGCGGCGGATGTTCTGGCGCAGGGTATCGGCATTCATGCCGCCCGCACCGATGATGCCCAGCGCACCGGCATTGGAGCAGGCGGCGGCAAACTCGCCGGTGGCGATGTTGGCCATGCCGCCCTGAATGATGGGGTACTTCGTCCCCAGGATCTCGTTTAAAAGTTTCATGGTCTTTATCCTTTATACTCCACGATCATGCCGCCCCAAGTCAGACCGCCGCCGAAGCCGATGCAGGCAAGGGTCTGGCCGGGGAGCAGCTGGCCGCTTTCAGCCAGCTCGTTCAGCGCCACCGGGATACTTGCAGCACTGGTGTTGCCGTGGCGGTCCATGTTTTTATAGAACTTTGCACCATCGGCGTGCAGCGCCTTGACGCAGTGGTCGATGATGCGGCTGTTGGCCTGATGGCAGACCACCCAGTCCAGATTGTCCAGCGTAAGGCCGGTCTCGTCCAGTACAGTGTGCAGGCATTTGGGCAGGGCATCCACCGCAAAGCGGAACACTGCCCTGCCGTCCATGCTGATGGGGTCAGAGCCTGCGCGGCTGGGGCCGCCGGCATGGATGGCGGCATCGCCCCGGGCACCCAGCGTGATGGCAAAGGGCGCGGAGGTGTCGGTCAGTTCAAATACTGCCGCACCGGCACCATCGCCGAACAGTACGCAGGTGGAGCGGTCGGCGGGGTCCATCAGACGGGAAAGTGCTTCCGTGCCGATGACCAGCGCGTACCGCCCACCCAGCGTAGCCAGCAGGCCGCGTGCCACCGCCGTGCCGTACAAAAAGCCGGAGCAGGCGGCGTTCACATCCAGTGCGGGGCGGTTTTCCGGCAATGCCAGCGCTGCCTGTACCTGACAGGCCACGCTTGGGGTGGCGTCCGGTGCAGAAAGGGTGGCGCAGACGCAGCAGGCAATGTCTGCCGGGGCAAGGCCGCTGCGCTGCAGCGCCTGCTTTGCGGCGGCAATGGCCAGTGTGGCGGCGTTTTCGCCCTCGGTGCAGTAGTGCCGTGTGCGGATGCCGGTGCGGGTGGTGATCCACTCGTCGCTGGTATCCACAGTGCGGCTCAGCTCTTCGTTGGTGACCGTGCGGCCGGGCAAAGCCCCGCCGGTGGCGATCAGACGCAAACCCTTCATGCTTTCCTCATTTCTCCGATCTGACGGAATTTCTGGTAGCGCTGCTCGGCCAGCTGACGGCCGTTCATGCGGGCAAGACTGCGCAGCTGACGCTGCAATGCCTCGTCCAGATTGCCGAACAGTACCCCGTGGGCGCGCTGTGCGCCGCCCACCGGCTCCGGGATGATCTCCTCCACGATGCCGTCCTTGTACAGATCCTGCGCGGTCAGCTTCATGATCTCGCAGGCTTCGCCGCTGCGGGAGGAATCCTTCCACAGGATGCTGGCAAAGCCTTCGGGGCTCAGCACCGAGTAGACAGCGTTTTCCAGCATCAGGATGCGGTTTGCCACACCCAGCGCCAGTGCGCCGCCGGAGGAGCCCTCGCCGGTGACCACTGCGATCACCGGCACGGTCAGGCCGCTCATCTCCATCAGGTTGCGGGCAATGGCTTCGCCCTGTCCGCGCTCCTCGGCGTCCTTGCCGGGGTATGCGCCCGGGGTGTCGATGAAGGTAATGATGGGACGGTCAAATTTTTCGGCCTGCTTCATCAGGCGCAGGGCCTTGCGGTAGCCCTCCGGCCCGGGCATACCGAAGTTGCAGCGCAGGTTTTCCTCCAGCGTGCTGCCCTTGCGGTGGCCGATGACTGTGACCGGCTGGCCATGGAACAGCGCCACACCGCCCAGAATGGCGGCATCTTCCTTGCACTGGCGGTCGCCGCACTGCTCAAAAAAGTCGGTGAACAGTGCATCCACGATCTCGTCGATGTGGGGGCGCTCCGGGTGGCGTGCCAGAAAGACCCTGTCCTCTGCGGTCAGCGCCCCGCAGCCGGACAGCAAAGCGTCCTCCTGTGCGGAAAGCTCTGCCAGCTCGGCAGCGTGGTTGGTGATGTCAGTCATGTTCTCGTCCGCCGGGTCGCCGCGCAGGGCGGCGATCTTTTCATCCAGCGGTGCGAGCTGTTGTAAAATGTCCTTGATCATTAGGCGCTCCCTCCTCAGGCGTGCAGACGCAGCAGCTGCGCCAGTGTTTCGCGCATTTCGGTACGGGGCACTACCTTGTCCACAAAGCCGTGCTCGTACTGGAACTCGCTGCGCTGGAAGCCTGCGGGCAGCTTTTCGCCGATGGTCTGTTCAATGACCCGGGGGCCCGCAAAACCGATCAGCGCCCCGGGCTCTGCCAGCATAATATCGCCAAGGCTGGCAAAGCTTGCGGTCACGCCGCCGGTGGTGGGGTGGGTCAGCACGCTGATGTACAGCC harbors:
- the fabZ gene encoding 3-hydroxyacyl-ACP dehydratase FabZ; this translates as MAEPRTVRENANTLSSVQIAEILPHRYPFALVDRVLDYEPGQWAIGRKCVTRNEEFFNGHFPAQPVMPGVLLLEALAQTGAVAALSLPENKGKLALFGGIKSARFRKQVTPGDVLTLHCELVQQHGAVGVGKASAWVDGKCAVTAELTFVLTEAAE
- the fabF gene encoding beta-ketoacyl-ACP synthase II, translated to MEKRRVVITGLGTVNPLGNNVADSWAAARAGKCGIGPITQFDTTDFKCKLAGEVKDFDPETVVDKKEVRKMARFTLLALGAAAEAIADSGLDTEAEGKDIGVILSSGIGGLPTIEEQHARGEEKGMEKVSPYFVPMAIANMAAAQVAIRFGLKGMCTCPVTACAGGTNAVGDAFHRIRDGYEPVMVCGGAESCISPLGIGGFTSMKALSTATDPDAASLPFDARRGGFVMGEGSGVLVLEELEHARARGAHIYAEVVGYGANCDAYHFTAPAPGGAGAIDCMKLTLADADIAPEQVDHINAHGTGTHMNDACETAAIHTVFGAHAKEMTVVSTKSMTGHLLGGAGGIEAVFTALALRDQFAPPTIHYAQPDPECDLDYVPNTGRQQEMQYALSNSLGFGGHNACIALRRWEG
- the fabG gene encoding 3-oxoacyl-[acyl-carrier-protein] reductase; amino-acid sequence: MSEEKLTRAAIVTGGSRGIGRAVCVALAKQGCNVVVNYCHGAEPAEQTAALCRAEGVQAVTVQADVSTAEGCKALFDAAAEAFGRVDVLVNNAGITRDNLILRLTEQDFDAVLDTNLKSAFLCCKEAARRMVRQRYGRIVNLSSVVALRGNAGQTNYAASKAGLIGLTKSLARELAARNVTVNAVAPGFIDTDMTAVLPEAVRTGMTQGIPAGRAGQPEDVAQAVAFFAAEQSSYLTGQVLCVDGGMAM
- the fabD gene encoding ACP S-malonyltransferase, which gives rise to MKLAVLYAGQGAQHPGMGKEFYEASPAFRAAFDSAALDFDLHRVCFEDPDGVLNQTEYTQPCMVAFACGVTAVLAEKGVKPAYLAGLSLGEYSALQAAGVFTAKQAIELTAFRGKAMAEAAKGLDCGMTAVLGLDREKLSACCEQAAEAGCVQICNYNCPGQLVIGGEKAAVEQAAALAKEAGARRCIPLKVSGPFHTKLMAPAGDALAQRFAGEQFGAMETPVLFNCLGHEKAETDSIPQLLVKQVQSSVYMEDTLRRLGELGVDHILEVGPGNALSGFVKKTLPGVVCTAVETPEQLDAVLTAWKEAE
- a CDS encoding NAD(P)H-dependent flavin oxidoreductase, translated to MLTLGGKSLQLPILQGGMGVGVSLGGLAGAVAACGGMGCISTADAGYREPDFARDPAAANHRALTAEIQKAKAIAGGMGLVAINAMVATRDYADAIRTAVAAGVDAVVSGAGLPLELPGIVDTKEVAIAPIVSSARAAKLILRRWAKGFDRTADFVVIEGCKAGGHLGFAEEDLLADHCQTLDEILPGVLAEVKPYEEQYGRAIPVFVAGGVYTGADMAHFTKLGAAGVQLATRFIPTYECDASQTYKDVLLAAKPEDVRIIHSPVGMPGRALNTPLVQALAEGKRFPPKHCARCLKTCDPAAVPYCITHALIEAVKGNVEEGLFFCGENVGRLDRMRTVRELMDELVTEWRQNL
- a CDS encoding DUF561 domain-containing protein; its protein translation is MKLLNEILGTKYPIIQGGMANIATGEFAAACSNAGALGIIGAGGMNADTLRQNIRRCRELTDKPFGVNIMLMHPQADEFAQIVVEEKVAVVTTGAGNPGKYVPMWKAAGIKVIPVVADAVLARHLEPLGIDAVIAEGTESGGHVGEMTTMALVPQVVDAVSVPVIAAGGIADGRQLAAALALGACGVQVGTCLLASEECPIHENYKAALLKAKDSDTIVTGRTVGAPVRVLKNRMSREYVRQEKAGADKMELEKYTLGSLRRAVFEGDTDTGSLMAGQVAGMLHEVRPVADILADLWQGGRQRIAALNAEC
- a CDS encoding beta-ketoacyl-ACP synthase 3 gives rise to the protein MKGLRLIATGGALPGRTVTNEELSRTVDTSDEWITTRTGIRTRHYCTEGENAATLAIAAAKQALQRSGLAPADIACCVCATLSAPDATPSVACQVQAALALPENRPALDVNAACSGFLYGTAVARGLLATLGGRYALVIGTEALSRLMDPADRSTCVLFGDGAGAAVFELTDTSAPFAITLGARGDAAIHAGGPSRAGSDPISMDGRAVFRFAVDALPKCLHTVLDETGLTLDNLDWVVCHQANSRIIDHCVKALHADGAKFYKNMDRHGNTSAASIPVALNELAESGQLLPGQTLACIGFGGGLTWGGMIVEYKG
- a CDS encoding acetyl-CoA carboxylase carboxyltransferase subunit alpha — encoded protein: MIKDILQQLAPLDEKIAALRGDPADENMTDITNHAAELAELSAQEDALLSGCGALTAEDRVFLARHPERPHIDEIVDALFTDFFEQCGDRQCKEDAAILGGVALFHGQPVTVIGHRKGSTLEENLRCNFGMPGPEGYRKALRLMKQAEKFDRPIITFIDTPGAYPGKDAEERGQGEAIARNLMEMSGLTVPVIAVVTGEGSSGGALALGVANRILMLENAVYSVLSPEGFASILWKDSSRSGEACEIMKLTAQDLYKDGIVEEIIPEPVGGAQRAHGVLFGNLDEALQRQLRSLARMNGRQLAEQRYQKFRQIGEMRKA